One region of Sphingomonas kaistensis genomic DNA includes:
- a CDS encoding 1,9-bis(guanidino)-5-aza-nonane synthase gives MNTEAKINDTRKAELLSSTVEHIDITKFDARPIVEAMGKMSFTSRDLARATDIYNQMLSDPDCSVILVIAGSTSAGGCMDLYAELVRSNMVDAIVATGASIVDMDFFEALGHKHYQALEIPDDDTLRSLYIDRIYDTYIDEIQLQDTDFTIGKIADTLEPRPYSSREFIKEMGKWLLENGKKDNSLVKLAYEHDVPIFCPAFTDSSAGFGLVKHQVDAMKAGRRYMTMDSIADFRELTDIKIKAGTTGLLMIGGGVPKNFTQDTVVCAEILGHEDVEVHKYAVQITVADVRDGACSSSTLQEAASWGKVSTALEQMVFAEATSVLPLLASDAYHRGHWKTRAKRAFAKLFD, from the coding sequence ATGAACACCGAAGCCAAGATTAACGACACCCGCAAGGCGGAGCTGCTTTCGAGCACCGTCGAGCATATCGACATCACCAAGTTCGATGCCCGCCCGATCGTCGAAGCGATGGGCAAGATGAGCTTCACCAGCCGCGACCTCGCCCGCGCCACCGACATCTACAACCAGATGCTGAGCGATCCCGATTGCTCGGTCATCCTGGTGATCGCCGGCTCGACCTCGGCCGGCGGCTGCATGGACCTCTATGCGGAGCTCGTCCGCTCCAACATGGTCGATGCGATTGTCGCCACCGGTGCGTCGATCGTCGACATGGATTTCTTCGAAGCGCTTGGCCACAAGCACTATCAAGCGCTTGAAATCCCTGACGATGACACGCTGCGTTCGCTCTACATCGATCGTATCTACGATACCTACATCGACGAGATCCAGCTGCAGGACACCGACTTCACCATCGGCAAGATCGCCGACACGCTGGAGCCGCGCCCCTACAGCAGCCGCGAGTTCATCAAGGAGATGGGCAAGTGGCTGCTGGAAAACGGGAAGAAGGACAACAGCCTGGTCAAGCTCGCCTACGAGCATGACGTGCCGATCTTCTGCCCGGCTTTCACCGACAGCTCGGCGGGCTTCGGCCTCGTCAAGCATCAGGTCGACGCGATGAAGGCGGGCCGTCGCTACATGACGATGGATTCGATCGCCGACTTCCGCGAACTGACCGACATCAAGATCAAGGCCGGCACCACCGGACTGCTGATGATCGGCGGCGGCGTTCCGAAGAACTTCACGCAGGACACCGTGGTCTGCGCCGAGATCCTCGGTCACGAGGATGTCGAGGTCCACAAGTACGCCGTGCAGATCACCGTCGCCGACGTGCGCGACGGAGCCTGCTCCTCCTCGACGCTTCAGGAGGCCGCCAGCTGGGGCAAGGTTTCGACCGCGCTCGAGCAGATGGTGTTCGCCGAGGCGACCTCGGTGCTGCCGCTGCTGGCGTCCGACGCCTATCACCGGGGCCATTGGAAGACCCGCGCCAAGCGCGCCTTCGCGAAGCTGTTCGATTAA
- a CDS encoding 4-(cytidine 5'-diphospho)-2-C-methyl-D-erythritol kinase, producing MTGLPVTEIAPAKVNLALHVRRRRDDGRHDIETIFAFCIHGDRLTAEPSDDLSLTITGPFAAMLDDGSDNLVHRAAAALAAEARIGKGVRLTLDKRLPVASGVGGGSADAAAALRLLTSLWGIDPEMAQRIAPTLGSDVPACLLSMTSRGEGAGDTLTLVDAGVASCPVLLVNPRLPLSTATVFGAWDGVDRGALGDWREGRNDLEPAARALVPEIDDILEWLKSCEGAETVRMSGSGATCFALFAGEEARDRAAAACPPEWWHLASVLR from the coding sequence GTGACCGGCCTCCCCGTGACCGAGATCGCGCCGGCCAAGGTCAACCTTGCGCTTCACGTCCGCCGCCGCCGCGACGACGGACGCCACGACATCGAGACGATCTTCGCTTTCTGCATCCACGGCGACCGCCTGACCGCCGAGCCGAGCGACGACCTGTCCCTGACCATCACCGGGCCCTTCGCGGCCATGCTGGACGACGGGAGCGACAACCTCGTCCATCGTGCCGCGGCCGCGCTCGCCGCCGAGGCGAGGATCGGCAAAGGGGTGCGGCTTACGCTCGACAAGCGCCTGCCGGTCGCGTCCGGAGTCGGCGGCGGCTCGGCCGATGCCGCCGCCGCGCTCCGGCTGCTGACGTCCCTGTGGGGCATCGACCCCGAAATGGCGCAGCGGATCGCCCCGACCCTGGGCAGCGATGTGCCGGCGTGCCTGCTCAGCATGACGTCGCGCGGGGAGGGCGCCGGAGATACCCTGACACTGGTCGACGCCGGGGTAGCGAGTTGCCCCGTGCTGCTGGTCAATCCACGCCTGCCACTATCGACCGCCACCGTCTTCGGCGCCTGGGACGGTGTTGACCGCGGCGCACTCGGCGACTGGCGGGAGGGTCGCAACGACCTCGAGCCGGCAGCGCGAGCGCTGGTGCCCGAGATCGATGATATTCTCGAGTGGCTGAAATCCTGCGAAGGTGCGGAAACCGTGCGGATGTCAGGCTCCGGAGCGACCTGCTTCGCGCTGTTTGCGGGCGAGGAGGCGCGCGATCGTGCCGCCGCGGCTTGCCCGCCCGAGTGGTGGCACCTGGCGAGTGTCCTCCGGTGA
- a CDS encoding class I SAM-dependent RNA methyltransferase — protein sequence MSDIVVRIAARGDGVTASGRHVAFAAPGDVVAEDGSVTAGPHRQVPPCRHFPECGGCQLQHVDDEAYAAYLVERVSGALAQHDLTGDVRAPHLSPPRTRRRATLRAMKAGGRVLLGFNAEKSNRIIDLAECHILRPELFALLDPLRRLLGLLLAPKRTAEIHLTLADQGVDLLLKGVKADGFEAAQGLVDFAGEQGLARLSLDEGVGPEVRWEPQPATATLSGRPVPLPIAAFLQATEDGERALVDSVLEAVGTPATSADLFAGIGTFALALPGRVLAAEAGRGAVLALKRAAPSIAAQHRDLYRRPLMADELNGLDAVVLDPPRSGAEAQVEQLAASTVPRIAYVSCNPATFARDAAVLVSGGYRLDWVRPVGQFRWSTHVELAAAFSR from the coding sequence GTGAGCGACATCGTAGTCCGGATCGCGGCGCGCGGCGATGGGGTGACGGCAAGCGGCCGCCACGTGGCGTTCGCGGCACCCGGAGACGTGGTCGCGGAGGATGGCAGCGTCACTGCTGGTCCCCATCGACAGGTGCCGCCATGCCGTCACTTTCCGGAATGCGGGGGGTGTCAGCTCCAGCACGTCGATGACGAGGCCTATGCCGCCTATCTGGTCGAGCGGGTCAGCGGGGCATTAGCGCAGCATGACCTGACCGGCGACGTCCGTGCGCCGCATCTCTCTCCCCCGCGGACCCGCCGACGGGCGACGCTGCGTGCAATGAAGGCCGGGGGCAGGGTCTTGCTCGGCTTCAATGCCGAAAAGTCGAACCGGATCATCGATCTCGCCGAATGCCACATCCTGCGGCCCGAGCTGTTCGCCCTGCTCGATCCGCTGCGGCGCCTGCTGGGCCTGTTGCTGGCCCCCAAGCGGACGGCCGAAATCCACCTGACCCTTGCCGACCAAGGCGTCGACCTGCTGCTGAAGGGCGTCAAGGCCGACGGCTTCGAGGCGGCGCAGGGGCTGGTCGATTTCGCGGGCGAGCAGGGACTTGCCAGGCTGAGCCTCGACGAGGGAGTCGGGCCCGAGGTGCGGTGGGAGCCGCAGCCGGCCACCGCCACACTGTCCGGGCGCCCGGTGCCCCTGCCTATCGCAGCCTTCCTTCAGGCGACCGAAGACGGCGAGCGCGCGCTGGTCGACAGCGTCCTGGAAGCGGTCGGCACGCCCGCGACATCGGCCGATCTGTTCGCCGGTATCGGCACCTTTGCGCTGGCACTGCCCGGCCGGGTGCTGGCAGCGGAGGCGGGCCGGGGCGCCGTGCTCGCGCTCAAGCGGGCCGCCCCTTCGATCGCCGCCCAGCACCGCGACCTTTATCGCCGCCCGCTGATGGCCGACGAGCTTAATGGACTCGACGCGGTGGTGCTCGATCCGCCGCGGTCGGGAGCGGAAGCGCAGGTCGAACAGCTCGCCGCCTCGACGGTGCCCCGAATCGCCTACGTCAGCTGCAATCCCGCGACCTTTGCGCGCGATGCGGCGGTGCTGGTGTCAGGCGGATACCGGCTCGACTGGGTGCGCCCGGTCGGCCAGTTCCGCTGGTCGACCCATGTGGAGCTTGCGGCCGCGTTCAGCCGCTAG
- a CDS encoding tetratricopeptide repeat protein produces MGPTTLTCSLACALAAAAPGQQRVDFLRSGASTFVAARAAATAGDARRAAMLYASLAAADPGDRLAARRAVGQAILAGDMPLAVRLAQRQPKAELAVDARLLLIGDALRKGRIDQEVGAEFPQQLDFMAPFVGAWTLAERRRLPEALKLLDGVQASSPLSQFVPEHKALILLAAGRGAEAEPLFTRALAAARGRANRLRIAFATGLVAQGNREGGLALLAGRDVTLRGAATHLATERRPRLPIATAAEGLSELVVALAVGLDEGDSGTLPLGLAQVARHADPRNEQAALLAGLLLDRSGRGDDGIAVFRTLPDKSPFLTEARDAETRILLRASRPQEALARAKAFVADDRAGAADWLRLGDVLEAMKKYDEAAVAYGGAAAAVQAGGPGPELWSIHLLRGAALEQGGKWPQAESALELAYKLAPDNPAVLNYLGYARLERGEQLDEAEALIAEASRRAPDDASITDSLGWAQYKRGKVADAILTLQRAAAADPAQSEIHEHLGDALYAAGRKYEARFAWQAALVTAEDDVRQRVQNKIGAGLSAATAAP; encoded by the coding sequence GTGGGCCCAACTACCCTAACATGTAGCCTCGCCTGCGCGCTTGCCGCTGCGGCCCCCGGCCAGCAGCGGGTCGATTTCCTGCGGTCGGGCGCCAGTACCTTTGTCGCGGCGCGGGCCGCCGCCACCGCGGGCGATGCCCGCCGGGCGGCGATGCTCTACGCGAGCCTTGCTGCGGCGGATCCCGGCGACCGGCTAGCGGCGCGAAGGGCAGTCGGCCAGGCGATCCTTGCCGGAGACATGCCACTGGCGGTTCGCCTGGCGCAGCGTCAGCCGAAGGCGGAGCTTGCCGTCGATGCGCGGCTTCTCCTGATCGGCGACGCCCTGCGCAAGGGCCGGATCGACCAGGAAGTCGGGGCTGAATTTCCCCAGCAACTCGACTTCATGGCCCCGTTCGTCGGGGCCTGGACCCTGGCCGAGCGACGCCGCCTGCCCGAGGCGCTCAAGCTGCTCGACGGGGTGCAGGCGAGCAGCCCGCTCAGCCAGTTCGTGCCCGAGCACAAGGCGCTGATCCTCCTCGCAGCCGGCCGCGGCGCGGAAGCGGAGCCGCTGTTCACTCGGGCGCTGGCGGCGGCGAGGGGGCGTGCCAACCGTCTCCGGATCGCCTTTGCGACCGGTCTGGTCGCGCAGGGCAATCGCGAGGGCGGGCTGGCCCTGCTTGCCGGGCGTGACGTCACCCTGCGCGGTGCAGCGACGCACCTTGCGACCGAGCGGCGCCCACGCCTGCCCATCGCCACCGCCGCGGAAGGGCTGTCGGAACTGGTGGTCGCACTCGCGGTCGGCCTTGACGAGGGCGATAGCGGCACCCTCCCGCTTGGCCTTGCCCAGGTCGCGCGCCATGCCGACCCGCGTAACGAGCAAGCGGCGCTACTAGCAGGCTTGCTGCTCGACCGAAGCGGTCGAGGTGACGACGGGATCGCGGTCTTTCGCACGCTGCCCGACAAGTCGCCGTTCCTCACCGAAGCGCGCGATGCGGAAACCCGGATCTTGCTTCGCGCCAGCCGCCCGCAGGAAGCCCTCGCGCGGGCCAAAGCCTTCGTCGCTGATGACAGAGCCGGGGCAGCGGACTGGCTGAGGCTCGGCGACGTGCTTGAGGCGATGAAGAAGTACGATGAGGCGGCGGTCGCTTATGGCGGTGCCGCTGCGGCGGTGCAGGCCGGGGGGCCGGGGCCCGAGCTCTGGTCCATCCACCTTTTGCGCGGTGCAGCGCTGGAGCAGGGCGGTAAGTGGCCGCAGGCCGAAAGCGCGCTCGAACTGGCGTACAAGCTCGCTCCAGACAATCCGGCAGTGCTCAACTATCTCGGTTACGCGCGCCTCGAACGCGGCGAGCAGCTGGACGAGGCCGAGGCGCTGATCGCCGAAGCGAGCCGCCGGGCCCCCGACGATGCCTCGATCACCGATTCGCTCGGCTGGGCGCAATATAAGCGCGGCAAGGTGGCCGACGCGATCCTGACTCTTCAGCGCGCCGCCGCCGCCGATCCCGCCCAGTCCGAGATCCACGAGCATCTTGGCGATGCGCTTTATGCTGCGGGTCGCAAATATGAGGCGCGCTTCGCCTGGCAGGCGGCCCTGGTCACCGCCGAGGACGACGTCCGCCAGCGGGTACAGAACAAGATCGGTGCCGGGCTGAGCGCGGCGACCGCCGCGCCGTGA
- a CDS encoding MAPEG family protein, with amino-acid sequence MLQPSPLLGPIVALVGWSLIMLVWMAVSRRGAFKRLGVSLKTIPPGSRGSALDSSPEAKAQWKAHNYNHLMEQPTIFYAIVLALVLMGFDHPINVMLAWGYVGLRILHSIVQATINVVAIRLTLFALSTLCLASLTIHAGLRLWH; translated from the coding sequence TTGCTGCAGCCAAGTCCATTGCTCGGGCCGATCGTCGCGTTGGTCGGCTGGTCGCTGATCATGCTGGTGTGGATGGCCGTCTCCCGCCGCGGCGCTTTCAAGCGGCTCGGCGTGTCGCTCAAGACCATTCCGCCCGGATCACGCGGCAGCGCGCTCGACAGCAGTCCCGAGGCCAAGGCGCAGTGGAAGGCGCATAATTACAACCATCTGATGGAGCAGCCGACGATCTTCTACGCGATCGTGCTGGCGCTGGTGCTGATGGGGTTCGACCACCCGATCAACGTCATGCTGGCATGGGGCTATGTCGGGCTGCGTATCCTGCACAGCATCGTTCAGGCGACGATCAACGTGGTGGCGATCAGGCTGACCCTGTTCGCCCTCTCGACGCTTTGCCTGGCCAGCCTGACGATCCACGCCGGGCTGCGCCTCTGGCACTAG
- a CDS encoding NAD(P)H-hydrate dehydratase, with protein sequence MTAHRPILAAAAMRTAEAAATCGLTELMERAGRGLAEAALRFAGPMPALVLCGPGNNGGDGYVAARLLRERGCPVRIAASGEPNTDLARAARSQWNGPIEALDEAPPAPLLIDCLFGTGLKRALEVAVSEALITLVEASHIAVAADLPSGVEADSGARLSPVPDFDLTVAFGALKPAHRLMPAMAGMGRVVLADIGIDAPGPWFEIGEPVLPSIAPDAHKFSRGLVHCLAGEMPGAIALSAKAAAHSGAGYVRISTSLPIAGLPLSVVQVGDAQVNDPKIGCLLVGPGLGKLPQLLTLALVSHRPKVIDADAIGHIGEPGRLKGQDAVLTPHAGEFERLFGALPGTKAEQALAAAEASGAVVVFKGPDTLVASPDGRIGFAPPAPAWLATAGTGDVLAGMIAALRARGLPAFEAACAGVWLQGRAAERAGASMIADDLVAQL encoded by the coding sequence GTGACTGCGCACCGCCCGATCCTGGCCGCAGCCGCAATGCGGACGGCGGAAGCGGCAGCGACCTGCGGCCTCACCGAATTGATGGAGCGTGCGGGCCGCGGCCTGGCCGAGGCGGCGCTCCGCTTCGCCGGGCCGATGCCGGCACTGGTGCTGTGCGGACCCGGCAACAATGGCGGCGACGGCTATGTCGCCGCGCGCCTCTTGCGGGAGCGCGGTTGCCCGGTGCGGATCGCGGCATCGGGAGAGCCGAACACCGACCTTGCCAGGGCTGCGCGGTCGCAGTGGAATGGCCCGATCGAGGCGTTGGACGAAGCGCCCCCGGCGCCGCTGCTGATCGATTGTCTGTTCGGAACTGGCCTCAAGCGAGCGCTGGAAGTCGCTGTTTCCGAGGCGCTAATCACCCTCGTCGAAGCATCACACATCGCCGTCGCGGCGGACCTGCCGAGCGGCGTGGAGGCCGACAGCGGAGCACGCCTCTCCCCTGTACCTGACTTCGACCTGACGGTGGCGTTCGGAGCGCTGAAGCCGGCGCATCGGCTGATGCCTGCAATGGCGGGCATGGGCCGGGTGGTCCTTGCCGACATTGGCATCGATGCACCGGGCCCGTGGTTCGAGATCGGCGAGCCGGTGCTTCCTTCCATCGCCCCGGATGCGCACAAATTCAGCCGTGGGCTGGTCCACTGCCTGGCGGGTGAGATGCCCGGCGCAATCGCCTTGTCGGCGAAGGCGGCGGCGCACAGCGGTGCAGGCTATGTCCGTATCTCGACCTCGCTTCCGATTGCCGGCCTTCCGCTGAGCGTGGTGCAGGTCGGCGACGCGCAGGTGAACGATCCGAAGATCGGCTGCCTACTAGTCGGGCCCGGCCTGGGCAAGCTGCCGCAACTGCTGACCCTCGCCCTGGTCAGCCACCGGCCCAAGGTGATCGACGCCGACGCCATCGGGCACATTGGGGAGCCGGGCCGGCTGAAGGGCCAGGATGCCGTCCTGACCCCGCATGCCGGTGAGTTCGAGCGATTGTTTGGCGCGCTACCCGGGACCAAGGCCGAGCAAGCGCTGGCTGCTGCAGAGGCGTCCGGCGCGGTGGTGGTCTTCAAGGGCCCCGATACGTTGGTCGCGTCGCCCGATGGGAGGATTGGCTTCGCGCCGCCGGCTCCTGCCTGGCTCGCCACCGCCGGGACGGGCGATGTGCTTGCCGGAATGATCGCGGCGCTGCGGGCGCGCGGCCTGCCCGCTTTCGAAGCGGCTTGCGCCGGGGTCTGGCTGCAAGGCCGAGCCGCCGAACGGGCGGGCGCCTCGATGATCGCCGACGATCTGGTGGCGCAGCTGTGA